In a genomic window of bacterium Unc6:
- a CDS encoding HicB family protein: protein MKDYHVNVFYSDEDEGYIADIPDLKHCSAFGKTPEEALEEVLKAKEAWLEAARTNGKPIPIPHFRPLIYQVV, encoded by the coding sequence ATGAAAGATTACCATGTCAATGTATTTTACAGTGACGAAGACGAGGGGTACATTGCAGATATACCCGACTTAAAACATTGCTCCGCTTTTGGCAAAACGCCAGAAGAGGCACTGGAAGAGGTATTGAAAGCAAAAGAAGCATGGCTTGAGGCAGCACGTACTAATGGAAAACCGATACCAATCCCTCATTTTCGACCATTGATCTATCAAGTTGTGTGA
- a CDS encoding HicB family protein codes for MKMIYWKGKKFWVGKLLEHPEIMTQGKTLKELEENLRDAYLLMAMDEVPKEHQIKELALTV; via the coding sequence ATGAAGATGATATATTGGAAAGGGAAAAAGTTTTGGGTTGGCAAACTTCTCGAACATCCGGAGATAATGACTCAGGGCAAGACTCTTAAGGAATTGGAAGAAAACTTAAGGGACGCCTATCTGCTTATGGCAATGGACGAAGTCCCTAAAGAACACCAAATCAAAGAACTTGCCCTTACCGTATGA
- a CDS encoding addiction module toxin, HicA family, whose product MRLKELIKKIGEAGCVFVRHGRNHDLYVNPKTGKRQPVPRHNEIDDYLAKHIIKLLT is encoded by the coding sequence ATGAGACTGAAAGAACTCATCAAAAAGATAGGTGAAGCAGGATGCGTTTTTGTCAGACACGGAAGAAATCATGATCTTTACGTGAATCCCAAAACCGGCAAAAGACAACCTGTACCAAGACACAATGAAATTGACGACTATCTTGCCAAGCATATAATCAAACTGTTGACATAA
- a CDS encoding cysteine desulfurase NifS, whose product MKRIVYLDNNATTPVDPLVLEAMLPYYKQEYGNASGIYSKGQSAKIAIEKARTVIGEALGTEPVDIIFVSGGTEADNFAIKGVAYSYQNKGRHIITTKVEHSAVLKTCQYLEKNGFSVTYLDVDKTGLVSPEDVKNAITDRTILATVMHSNNEVGTVQPIQAIADICKEKGVLFHTDAVQSFGKIPLDVEKMGVDLLSLSAHKIYGPKGIGILYVRKKVDLIPMMHGGPHERKLRAGTENVPLIVGFGKAVEIAVKNMSEEPDRIRNLRDMLHQGLLSSLTHLHLNGHPTQRLPGVLNIGFEYVEGESIILNFDMKGICASTGSACTSGSLEPSHVLTAMGVDPVISQGSVRFSVGRMNTEKDIKYCIKVIPPIIKRLREMSPLS is encoded by the coding sequence ATGAAAAGAATTGTATATCTTGATAATAATGCAACAACACCTGTAGATCCACTGGTGCTTGAGGCAATGCTTCCCTATTATAAACAGGAATACGGCAACGCATCAGGTATATACTCAAAAGGACAATCTGCAAAAATTGCAATTGAAAAGGCAAGAACCGTTATAGGTGAAGCACTTGGAACAGAACCGGTTGATATAATATTTGTTTCAGGGGGTACAGAGGCTGATAATTTTGCAATAAAAGGTGTTGCATACTCATACCAGAATAAGGGCAGACATATCATTACAACAAAGGTTGAACATTCTGCAGTATTGAAAACCTGTCAGTATCTTGAAAAGAACGGTTTTTCCGTAACATATTTAGATGTTGATAAAACCGGGTTGGTCAGTCCTGAAGATGTAAAAAATGCAATAACCGACAGGACAATACTTGCAACAGTTATGCATTCTAATAATGAGGTAGGGACAGTCCAGCCAATACAGGCAATAGCAGATATCTGCAAAGAAAAAGGTGTCCTATTCCATACAGATGCTGTTCAGAGTTTCGGTAAAATCCCCCTAGATGTTGAAAAAATGGGCGTGGACTTGCTTTCTCTTTCTGCCCATAAGATTTATGGGCCCAAAGGAATAGGTATCCTGTATGTAAGAAAAAAAGTAGACCTTATACCGATGATGCATGGGGGCCCACATGAAAGAAAATTAAGGGCTGGAACAGAAAATGTGCCCTTAATAGTTGGTTTTGGTAAAGCAGTTGAGATTGCAGTGAAGAATATGAGCGAAGAACCCGACAGGATAAGAAATTTAAGGGATATGCTACATCAGGGACTTTTGTCCAGTCTTACACATCTTCACTTGAATGGACATCCCACGCAAAGACTCCCGGGTGTTTTAAATATTGGATTTGAATATGTGGAAGGCGAATCTATAATACTTAATTTTGATATGAAAGGGATTTGTGCATCAACAGGGAGTGCCTGCACATCAGGTTCACTGGAGCCTTCCCATGTGTTAACGGCAATGGGCGTTGACCCTGTTATATCCCAGGGTTCTGTAAGATTTTCTGTCGGCAGAATGAACACAGAAAAAGATATCAAATACTGTATTAAGGTAATCCCGCCGATAATAAAAAGATTAAGAGAAATGTCTCCTCTTTCATAA
- a CDS encoding transcriptional regulator, translated as MKREILLKFGNKVRGRRLKLGLSQEELSSRAGVHRTYIGMIERAEKNITLENIEKIAKALEISLDNLMKF; from the coding sequence GTGAAACGAGAAATACTATTAAAGTTTGGTAATAAAGTCCGTGGACGACGGCTTAAATTAGGTTTATCTCAGGAAGAGTTATCTTCTCGTGCCGGCGTTCATAGAACATACATCGGAATGATTGAAAGGGCAGAAAAAAATATAACACTCGAGAATATTGAAAAAATCGCTAAGGCACTAGAAATCTCGTTAGACAACCTTATGAAATTTTAA